The Naumovozyma dairenensis CBS 421 chromosome 1, complete genome genome includes a region encoding these proteins:
- the NDAI0A07450 gene encoding uncharacterized protein (similar to Saccharomyces cerevisiae YBR062C; ancestral locus Anc_3.279) has product MSTYEEEHGLNDSDETGNHRNTERRELRNEFRELFQAYGSNNSRNGNNDNVILLQMLSELIPEDLQQEWFEQIDSKNRKSCSKEFIDSLPRIKANSIKDKNAECAICFCKFLEDKYPLVAELPHCGHRFDLECISVWLSKSDTCPLCRDSVLSHKTDIDVSKTEMEEDWGMYG; this is encoded by the exons ATGTCAACATATGAAG AGGAACACGGTCTAAATGACAGCGATGAAACAGGAAATCATAGGAATACGgaaagaagagaattgAGGAATGAATTTCGGGAATTATTCCAGGCATACGGATCAAACAATTCAAGGAATggtaataatgataacgTTATTTTATTACAAATGTTATCAGAACTGATACCTGAAGACTTACAGCAAGAATGGTTTGAACAGATCGATTCTAAGAATCGAAAGTCATGTTCCAAAGAATTTATAGACTCCTTGCCCAGAATTAAGGCGAACTCGATTAAGGATAAAAATGCTGAATGTGCAATCTGTTTCTGcaaatttcttgaagatAAATACCCCCTAGTGGCCGAATTACCACATTGTGGACATCGATTTGACCTTGAATGTATTTCCGTTTGGCTTTCCAAGAGTGATACATGTCCACTATGTAGAGATAGTGTGTTAAGCCATAAGACAGATATTGATGTCAGTAAAACCGAAATGGAGGAAGATTGGGGGATGTATGGTTAG
- the TRM7 gene encoding tRNA methyltransferase TRM7 (similar to Saccharomyces cerevisiae TRM7 (YBR061C); ancestral locus Anc_3.277) translates to MGKSSKDKRDLYYRKAKEQGYRARSAFKLLQLNDQFHFLDDTNLKRVVDLCAAPGSWSQVLSKKLFNDTTLEQQNERKIVAVDLQPMSPIDHVVTLQADITHPKTLKRILEIFGNEKADFVCSDGAPDVTGLHDLDEYVQQQLIMSALQLTTCILKEGGTFVAKIFRGRDIDMLYSQLGYLFENVVCAKPKSSRGTSLEAFIVCLGYKPPSNWKPRLDVDFSVEEFFSTCNLNKLQISDKLQDWHEEERKIAPFMSCGDLQSFDSDATYRLDDFKGDSILSLDPVQSPTNPPYKKALELKRSGKLTRAI, encoded by the coding sequence ATGGGTAAAAGTAGTAAAGATAAGAGAGATTTATATTATCGGAAAGCGAAAGAGCAAGGTTACAGAGCGAGATCTGCATTTAAATTATTGCAATTAAatgatcaatttcatttccTGGATGATACAAACTTGAAAAGAGTGGTAGACTTATGTGCAGCACCAGGGTCATGGTCACAAGTgttatcaaagaaattgttCAATGATACTACCCTTGAGCAACAAaatgaaaggaaaattGTTGCTGTAGATTTACAACCAATGTCTCCTATCGACCATGTTGTTACGTTACAAGCTGATATTACACACCCCAAGACTTTAAAGAGAATTCTAGAGATATTCGGAAATGAAAAGGCAGACTTCGTTTGCAGTGACGGGGCACCAGATGTCACAGGTCTGCATGATTTGGATGAATATGtgcaacaacaattaattATGAGTGCTCTTCAATTAACGACATGTATCTTGAAAGAAGGTGGTACTTTTGTGGCCAAGATTTTTAGAGGTAGGGATATTGACATGCTGTATTCCCAGCTAGGATACCTTTTTGAAAACGTCGTATGTGCAAAACCAAAATCATCTAGAGGTACGTCATTAGAAGCATTTATTGTTTGTCTTGGGTACAAGCCACCTTCCAATTGGAAACCAAGGTTAGATGTAGACTTCTCTGTGGAAGAGTTTTTCAGTACATgcaatttgaataaattacaaatatcGGATAAACTACAAGATTGGCACGAAGAAGAGCGTAAGATTGCACCATTCATGTCTTGCGGAGATCTACAAAGTTTTGACTCTGATGCGACATATCGTCTGGATGATTTTAAAGGTGATTCCATTCTATCTTTGGATCCTGTTCAAAGTCCGACAAATCCTCCATATAAGAAAGCATTGGAATTGAAAAGGAGTGGTAAGCTTACGCGAGCTATATAG
- the ECM2 gene encoding Pre-mRNA-splicing factor ECM2 (similar to Saccharomyces cerevisiae ECM2 (YBR065C); ancestral locus Anc_3.280), whose protein sequence is MESGSQLPLICNQCLENKQKVKLTKIPNGGQCKICTMSYTLYHFKPQERSSTLSKTFICERCARQRNACQCCMRDISWHIPIMLRDQIISLVNDDKGMITKEAKNDIMKRYLALKKGRLGGAQISGDAEQNNLLLDKLRNILSTETRTADANNHNINKITAPKNIDASRYKHIDISHVLKKLPLKSSFSEMSKPTKSFFLYNIDPSIPEWKISDHIATVTQMKDWMDPSSVSLIVNYKAKCGGLRFKTEELGLKFIQKLISMKSIICSVRDSNLQRGILKIDHFEVFVIPWESGFSSGSFGNNVNENIKLRLSLDKLLQLENSSSRKEDSTNNKMKGKNSAVSKKNRVTKPKKKRIPNLTL, encoded by the coding sequence ATGGAATCTGGTTCACAACTGCCCTTGATTTGTAACCAATGTTTAGAGAATAAACAGAAGGTTAAGTTAACTAAGATACCGAATGGTGGACAGTGCAAAATATGTACAATGTCATATACTTTATATCATTTTAAACCACAAGAAAGATCATCAACTCTATCGAAAACATTTATCTGTGAAAGATGTGCGAGGCAGCGTAATGCCTGTCAGTGTTGTATGCGAGATATTAGCTGGCATATCCCGATCATGCTACGTGATCAAATAATCTCCTTAGTTAATGACGATAAAGGCATGATAACAAAAGAGGCcaaaaatgatattatgAAAAGATATCTAGCGTTGAAAAAAGGTAGGCTAGGTGGTGCACAAATATCCGGAGATGCTGAACAAAATAACTTATTACTAGATAAACTTCGAAATATCTTGTCTACTGAGACAAGAACTGCTGATGCAAACAACCacaatatcaataaaattaCCGCTCccaaaaatattgatgCCTCTAGATATAAACATATCGATATTTCCCATGTTCTTAAAAAATTACCGTTAAAGAGCTCATTTTCAGAGATGTCAAAACCAACCAAGTCTTTCTTCCTTTACAATATTGACCCTTCCATTCCTGAGTGGAAAATTTCAGATCATATAGCAACTGTTACTCAGATGAAAGATTGGATGGATCCCTCGTCTGTATCCTTAATAGTGAATTATAAGGCGAAATGTGGTGGTCTTAGGTTTAAAACGGAGGAACTGGGCCTAAAATTCATACAGAAATTGATatcaatgaaatcaatCATATGTTCCGTAAGAGATTCTAATTTACAGAGAGGAATCTTGAAAATTGATCATTTCGAGGTATTTGTTATTCCATGGGAATCAGGATTTTCTTCAGGCTCATTTGGTAACAATGTTAACGAGAACATCAAACTTAGATTAAGTTTAGATAAGTTACTTCAGTTGGAAAACAGTAGTTCAAGAAAGGAAGACAGCACTAATAACAAGATGAAAGGAAAGAATTCAGCTGTATCGAAAAAAAATCGCGTTACGAAACCCAAAAAGAAGCGTATTCCCAACTTAACCTTATAA